The following is a genomic window from Butyricimonas faecihominis.
AAAGTGGAGCAACGTGTAACATTGCGCAACCGAACAAGTCTCTTCAGAAAGAATAGAAGAAGCCGCTTACGGGATGGGTGAAAAGTATAAAGGCAAGCCATCAGAATATAACAGGCAACCATACAAGCAAAAACAAAAGCGACCGAAGCCGCTTTGTTCATTTAGTGAGGCAGGAATTACTTCTTGCCTTTTTTCGTTTTCTTTTCAGGCTCTGCCGGAGCTTCCTCCTTGTCGGGTGTTGGGTAGAACTTGTTGGCGACCATGACGATGCGACTGTGTTTTACGCCGTCTTTGTCGATCCACTCTTCGGGTTTGAAGTAGCCCTCCACGGTCAGCAGAACGCCCTTGGTTATCTGGTTGAGTGAATCTGTGTTGGCGTTGTTGCGCCAGGCTTCCACGTTGATGAAGGCGGACACACGTTTTGTTTCCTCTCCATTCTTCTCCTGACGGCTTACTGCCAATGAGAAGCGTGCCACGCTTGCGTTTGCGAACTGACGGATTTCTGCGTCCTTACCTACGAATCCTGATACTGCGAAATTGTTCTCAATCTGTTTCATATTACAATGCTTTAAGTTGTTATTAAAATTATTTTTACGCTGCCAACATAAGTGAGTGCAGAATAGGGTTGCGACAAGGATAGCAATCAAATACGCTTTATTTTTGTCAGCGCAAGCCGTCAAAACCACAGGCTCGATAAAGGAAGATTTGTGAAGCTACGCCATTGACCAAGGCTCTTTAGCCGTGCCCGGCTGCATACTAACTTTGCAACGGAAAAATGTGTGATAACACGACCAAAAGCGGTTGTGAAACGGGTTGATGAAAAAAAATGAGCAAGGCTTCGTGAGTGGACAGCATCCGTCCGTAAATGTAAGTTTGAATAAACGCTCCGGCTGTAAGTCCAAAAGAAGAAGTATGATCGGAGAGGAACGAGTATTGTCGCCAAAAGTGGATGCCGGACAATGCCTGCATTTATATCGTAAGCCGACCAAGAGCATTCTGCCGTGGAGTGTGCCGCCCCGGAAAACAGACCGACTTGACGAACAGTCGAAAACCGCATCAGAATAGTCGCCTTCTACTTCAACGGCCGACAAGACAAGGATGCCCAAGAAGAGAAAGAAAAGCAGAAGTCCCGCTATCGCCGGACAAAGCAGCCTTGGTCGCTATTGGCGAAGTATGAACTATCGTATCTATAAAAGGTGTATTCCCGGCGTCTCCGAAATAATACTAATTTACAAAAGGTAGTCAGGCTTGTTTCTACAAGCCCGGATTATAAAAGTCGATTGCCATTTATGGCATATTGGTCAATAACAGAAATGGCAACATAGAGAAACATTCTCCGTGCTGCCATTCGCCTGAAGCCTGTCATCATTCCAGATATGACCAGTCGGCTATCTCCAGTTCCTGTCCACAAGGGAAATCGTCGATGGGGTCGCAAATGAACGTACCGCAGAAATTGACCACCACGCAACCGTTCTTCAATGAGGCAGGTTCCGTCCAATCATCGTCCGTATGCCGAATGTGATACCATAGTTTCCCTTTGGGCAATGTATTGGTATCTATCCGCAGGTCTATAAATTCGCCCTCAATGGTCTTGCCATTAGCCAAAGTCAGAAGCATTGGCGTTTTGCTTTCTTGTCTATAATCGTACAGCATAATATTTTTATTTTAATCGGTTATTTCAATGATTTCATCAATCCTGCCACAAAAGAATGCCCTCAATGAGGTTTTATCAACGGCATAGTATTCTGCAATATGCCCATATTGCTTGACAAAGAAACGTTTCAGCACATCCGAAAAGTCAAAGCGGTATCCTCCTAATGGAACTCCTTTCTTGAAATAGGTATTTCTGTTCACGCTGTTTGTCAGCCAATTCTTCTGCTGTCGGCACATAGGAACGCCATCATTGAGTTGTTGTCTCAACTGATATACCAT
Proteins encoded in this region:
- a CDS encoding single-stranded DNA-binding protein, with protein sequence MKQIENNFAVSGFVGKDAEIRQFANASVARFSLAVSRQEKNGEETKRVSAFINVEAWRNNANTDSLNQITKGVLLTVEGYFKPEEWIDKDGVKHSRIVMVANKFYPTPDKEEAPAEPEKKTKKGKK
- a CDS encoding LPD28 domain-containing protein, producing the protein MLYDYRQESKTPMLLTLANGKTIEGEFIDLRIDTNTLPKGKLWYHIRHTDDDWTEPASLKNGCVVVNFCGTFICDPIDDFPCGQELEIADWSYLE
- a CDS encoding molybdenum ABC transporter ATP-binding protein, whose amino-acid sequence is MTPIATRFVDWDIPELSTLQNSMVYQLRQQLNDGVPMCRQQKNWLTNSVNRNTYFKKGVPLGGYRFDFSDVLKRFFVKQYGHIAEYYAVDKTSLRAFFCGRIDEIIEITD